A portion of the Natrinema salaciae genome contains these proteins:
- a CDS encoding putative sulfate/molybdate transporter, translated as MAYSIRSRAESDLEFSASEVTGALGDSVTVLPLLVALGATTSVSLSHVLVGFGVFQIVWGLYYGLPLSVEPMKALIGLAIVGTLTYAELAAAGLLAGGVLLAVGQLGLVGRLQRVVGEPVIRGVQFAVALLLLAAAVDLSVSDLPMAAGGLVVVALLSLVGYRRASVLVVLGLGGVAAVATAGVPTPAVPELAIFPAGSPSVTGAALEGTVAQLGMTVGNAAIATALLCGDLYDRDVSADTLSTSMGVTCLAAIPFGGVPMCHGSGGLAGKYAFGARTGGANVLLGVGYIGLALVAASAVLAAFPMAILGVLLVVVALELARAAFAPVDDRRSLAIVLGVGAVGLLVNVGVAFVVGAVAFWLRSQQS; from the coding sequence TCGAGAGCGGAATCCGACCTCGAGTTCTCCGCGAGCGAGGTGACGGGTGCGCTAGGTGATTCGGTTACGGTGCTGCCGCTGCTCGTGGCGCTGGGGGCGACGACGAGCGTCTCGCTGTCTCACGTGCTGGTCGGGTTCGGCGTCTTCCAGATCGTCTGGGGGCTGTACTACGGACTGCCGCTCTCCGTCGAGCCGATGAAGGCGCTGATCGGGCTGGCGATCGTCGGCACGCTCACGTACGCCGAGCTCGCCGCGGCCGGCCTCCTCGCGGGCGGCGTCCTGCTCGCGGTCGGGCAACTGGGGCTCGTCGGTCGGCTCCAGCGGGTCGTCGGCGAACCCGTCATCCGTGGCGTCCAGTTCGCCGTGGCCCTGCTCTTGCTCGCAGCCGCGGTCGACCTCTCCGTGAGCGATCTTCCGATGGCAGCGGGCGGACTGGTCGTCGTGGCCCTGCTGTCGCTGGTCGGCTACCGCCGAGCCAGTGTCCTGGTCGTGCTCGGACTCGGCGGCGTCGCGGCCGTCGCGACGGCCGGCGTTCCGACGCCGGCGGTTCCCGAACTCGCGATCTTTCCGGCCGGCTCGCCGTCGGTTACCGGGGCCGCCCTCGAGGGGACCGTGGCGCAACTCGGCATGACGGTGGGCAACGCCGCGATCGCGACAGCCCTGCTCTGTGGCGACCTCTACGATCGGGACGTGTCGGCGGACACCCTCTCGACGAGCATGGGCGTCACCTGTCTCGCGGCGATCCCGTTCGGTGGGGTACCGATGTGTCACGGCAGCGGCGGCCTCGCCGGAAAGTACGCCTTCGGCGCGCGAACCGGCGGTGCGAACGTCCTGCTCGGAGTGGGCTACATCGGGCTCGCGCTGGTCGCCGCCAGCGCCGTGCTCGCGGCCTTCCCGATGGCTATCCTCGGCGTGTTGCTCGTCGTCGTGGCGCTCGAGCTGGCTCGAGCCGCGTTCGCGCCCGTCGACGATCGGCGGTCGCTCGCGATCGTGCTGGGGGTGGGTGCGGTCGGACTACTCGTCAACGTCGGCGTCGCGTTCGTGGTCGGAGCCGTCGCGTTCTGGCTCCGCTCGCAGCAGTCGTGA
- a CDS encoding DUF7384 family protein: protein MPERQRPNPARVVADADVLAADLLVGGAAREALDHVRRHSWVELVASDPLLAETERLVARLADAELAAAHRERLAAERVAVDQPEGDQPALASAYRGEAAHLLSYDERLRSAAAGLTLQPRVSVSIRPPDAFARLFDPASLYAAVEGGEYPGPDLDPRA, encoded by the coding sequence ATGCCTGAGCGCCAGCGCCCGAATCCGGCTCGCGTCGTCGCTGACGCCGACGTCCTCGCGGCGGACCTGCTCGTCGGCGGCGCGGCGCGCGAGGCGCTTGACCACGTCCGCCGTCACTCGTGGGTCGAACTGGTCGCGAGCGACCCGTTGCTCGCGGAGACCGAGCGGCTCGTCGCGCGGCTGGCCGACGCGGAGCTGGCCGCCGCCCACCGCGAGCGACTCGCGGCCGAGCGCGTCGCGGTCGATCAGCCCGAGGGCGACCAGCCGGCGCTGGCGTCGGCCTATCGGGGCGAGGCGGCGCACCTGCTCTCGTACGACGAGCGGCTCCGGTCGGCGGCGGCCGGCCTCACCCTCCAGCCCCGCGTCTCGGTCAGCATTCGGCCGCCGGACGCGTTCGCTCGCCTGTTCGATCCAGCGAGCCTGTACGCGGCCGTCGAGGGCGGCGAGTATCCGGGACCGGATCTGGATCCGCGAGCCTGA
- a CDS encoding guanosine monophosphate reductase has protein sequence MNDLRTGLSYGDVLLVPKRSPVDSRDDVDLSTSLTPSIELETPLVSAAMDTVTEAELAIDLSRAGGIGVLHRFLTPDEQAAQVERVVAADERAAAAVGIDEDYVARSARLLEAGVDVLVVDVAHGHLERTLEAVERLRSAFPDVGLVAGNVATPAGVEDLAAAGADCVKVGIGPGSHCTTRKVAGAGVPQLTAVDDCATAAEDLGVTVCADGGIRTSGDAVKALMAGADTVMLGSLFAGTEEAPGAVVEVDGARYKRSRGMATTTAAEKRDDKDEDVRADEGVEALTPYKGPVADVVDEFRAGIQSGLSYCGGHTIPTAREKAEFIRVAPSAKEREGYHADQDWEGVSVDTEATVVAEPQRSDDETATTAESDD, from the coding sequence ATGAACGACCTACGAACCGGGCTGAGCTACGGGGACGTGCTCCTCGTCCCGAAGCGCTCGCCAGTCGACAGCCGCGACGACGTGGACCTCTCGACGAGCCTCACGCCGAGTATCGAACTGGAGACGCCGCTGGTGTCCGCCGCGATGGACACCGTCACGGAGGCCGAACTGGCCATCGACCTCTCGCGGGCCGGCGGGATCGGCGTGCTCCACCGGTTTCTCACGCCGGACGAACAGGCCGCACAGGTCGAGCGAGTGGTCGCCGCCGACGAGCGCGCGGCCGCCGCGGTGGGCATCGACGAGGACTACGTCGCCCGCAGCGCTCGCCTGCTCGAGGCCGGCGTCGACGTACTCGTGGTCGACGTCGCCCACGGCCACCTCGAGCGTACGCTCGAGGCCGTCGAACGGCTCCGATCGGCGTTCCCGGACGTCGGCCTCGTCGCCGGCAACGTCGCGACGCCGGCGGGCGTCGAGGACCTCGCGGCCGCCGGTGCCGACTGCGTGAAAGTCGGCATCGGCCCCGGCTCTCACTGCACCACCCGGAAGGTCGCCGGTGCGGGCGTGCCGCAGCTAACCGCCGTCGACGACTGCGCGACGGCGGCCGAGGATCTCGGCGTCACCGTCTGTGCGGACGGCGGCATCCGCACGTCCGGCGACGCGGTGAAGGCGCTGATGGCGGGGGCGGACACGGTAATGCTCGGGAGCCTCTTCGCCGGCACCGAGGAGGCACCGGGCGCGGTCGTCGAGGTCGACGGCGCTCGGTACAAGCGGTCGCGGGGGATGGCGACGACGACGGCGGCCGAGAAGCGCGACGACAAGGACGAGGACGTTCGCGCCGACGAGGGCGTCGAAGCCCTGACGCCGTACAAGGGGCCGGTCGCCGACGTCGTCGACGAGTTCCGCGCCGGCATCCAGTCCGGCCTCTCCTACTGCGGCGGCCACACGATCCCGACCGCCCGCGAGAAGGCGGAGTTCATCCGCGTCGCGCCCAGTGCGAAAGAACGGGAGGGATACCACGCGGATCAGGACTGGGAGGGCGTCAGCGTCGATACCGAAGCGACGGTCGTCGCCGAACCGCAGCGCTCGGACGACGAGACCGCGACGACCGCCGAGAGCGACGACTGA
- a CDS encoding XTP/dITP diphosphatase produces the protein MAIRFVTGNEGKVREARDYLEGVESVEQIEYDYTEVQSDSLAEIAAHGAREAFAELGSADPVLVDDAGLFVDALGGFPGPYSAYVEDTVGVERLWRLASEEENRRAHFRTVLAYADADGTETFAGSVAGTLVPPRGESGFGYDPIFEYNGRTMAEMTTEEKNAISHRGRALAEFAEWYAERGE, from the coding sequence ATGGCCATTCGATTCGTCACCGGCAACGAGGGGAAGGTCCGCGAGGCCCGGGACTACCTCGAAGGCGTCGAGTCCGTCGAGCAGATCGAGTACGATTACACCGAGGTTCAGAGCGACTCGCTCGCGGAGATCGCCGCCCACGGGGCCCGCGAAGCGTTCGCCGAACTGGGGAGCGCCGACCCGGTGCTGGTCGACGACGCCGGCCTGTTCGTCGACGCGCTGGGCGGCTTTCCGGGGCCGTACTCGGCGTACGTCGAGGACACCGTCGGCGTCGAGCGCCTCTGGCGGCTCGCGAGCGAGGAGGAGAATCGCCGCGCGCACTTCCGGACCGTGCTCGCGTACGCCGACGCGGACGGCACCGAGACGTTCGCGGGGTCGGTCGCCGGCACGCTCGTCCCGCCCCGCGGGGAGAGTGGGTTCGGCTACGATCCCATCTTCGAGTACAACGGACGGACCATGGCGGAGATGACCACCGAGGAGAAGAACGCGATCTCCCACCGGGGACGAGCGCTGGCGGAATTCGCGGAGTGGTACGCCGAGCGCGGCGAGTAG
- a CDS encoding helix-turn-helix domain-containing protein, which yields MKTVRLTLRYDAETIHPMHRFVADSDAFDAYRMVHGNFAGGNDNAFIFHVVGDPDVYEAALEGTDRVDEYELTRTGDRTFTVYVRDVPDGVDERLLTLFTRGSLVVLPPIEYRSDWTVRFSVVGESTDLRRALEGVPDGIETAVDRVGEYDGSDDAVGALTDRQRETLRVARDLGYFEVPRSAGVEDVAAELDCAPGTAAEHLRKAEAAVMGALEL from the coding sequence GTGAAGACGGTCCGGCTCACGCTCCGGTACGACGCCGAGACAATCCACCCGATGCACCGGTTCGTCGCCGACAGCGACGCGTTCGACGCCTACCGGATGGTTCACGGGAACTTCGCCGGCGGCAACGACAACGCCTTCATCTTCCACGTCGTCGGCGATCCGGACGTCTACGAGGCCGCCCTCGAGGGAACCGACCGCGTCGACGAGTACGAACTCACGCGGACCGGCGACCGGACGTTCACCGTCTACGTTCGCGACGTCCCCGACGGCGTCGACGAGCGGCTCCTCACCCTCTTCACGCGCGGGAGTCTCGTCGTCTTGCCGCCGATCGAGTACCGGTCCGACTGGACCGTGCGGTTCTCGGTCGTCGGCGAGTCGACCGATCTCCGACGGGCGCTCGAGGGGGTGCCCGACGGCATCGAGACGGCCGTCGACCGCGTCGGCGAGTACGACGGGAGCGACGACGCGGTCGGCGCGCTGACCGACCGCCAGCGCGAGACGCTGCGGGTCGCTCGCGACCTCGGCTACTTCGAGGTCCCCCGTTCGGCAGGCGTCGAGGACGTCGCCGCGGAACTCGACTGTGCTCCCGGGACGGCCGCCGAACACCTCCGGAAGGCGGAAGCCGCCGTGATGGGCGCCCTCGAGCTGTAG
- a CDS encoding NADH-quinone oxidoreductase subunit D, whose amino-acid sequence MSADSTLEPGIADAGSSNGEFDLETRLGDAVLGRDDHGNAPAVVIRPDDVRAVLETLREEAGLDHCSCVTAQQYPDRFETIYHLKSYADPTREVSVVVPTPTADPSSDSAAPVFRTADWHEREAYDLVGIEYEGHPDLRRILLPETWQGHPLSRGYDQEQSQVVTLSEHENPLAGDDRDAASETMFLNIGPHHPSTHGVLHVKAVLDGETVVDVDPDIGYIHRCEEQLCQQGTYRHQIMPYPDRWDWVSSGLLNEWAYARTAEELADLEVPAYAQVLRTMGAELSRLASHFIAVGTYALDVFGEFTAAFQYAIRDRELVLDALEELTGQRMMFNYFRLGGVAWDLPEPRADFIAGVRDVLDGFPAKIDEYHDLLVTNEIFQRRCVGTGVLEPDVAKDYGCTGPVARGSGIDYDLRRDDPYGYYETLEWDVVTEPDGDNYSRVLVRLREIEESAKLVEQCLDLLEEWPDDEREIQSTVPRTLKPEAGAETYRAVEGAKGELGIYIRSDGTETPARFKIRSPCFSNLSVLPELARGESVADLVAAIGSLDCIMGEVDR is encoded by the coding sequence ATGTCAGCAGACTCGACGCTCGAGCCGGGGATCGCCGACGCGGGGAGTTCGAACGGGGAGTTCGACCTCGAGACGCGCCTCGGGGACGCCGTCCTCGGTCGGGACGACCACGGAAACGCGCCCGCGGTCGTGATCCGGCCGGACGACGTGCGGGCGGTCCTCGAGACGCTCCGCGAGGAGGCAGGGTTGGATCACTGTTCCTGCGTTACCGCCCAGCAGTATCCCGACCGGTTCGAGACGATCTATCACCTGAAGTCCTACGCCGATCCGACGCGCGAGGTAAGTGTCGTGGTACCGACGCCGACCGCCGACCCGAGCAGCGACTCCGCCGCGCCCGTCTTCCGAACCGCAGACTGGCACGAACGCGAGGCCTACGATCTCGTCGGCATCGAGTACGAGGGGCATCCCGATCTCCGCCGGATTCTCCTCCCGGAAACCTGGCAGGGCCACCCCCTCTCGCGAGGGTACGATCAGGAGCAGTCCCAGGTCGTCACGCTCTCGGAACACGAGAATCCCCTCGCCGGCGACGACCGCGACGCCGCCTCGGAGACGATGTTCCTCAACATCGGCCCGCACCACCCGTCGACCCACGGCGTCCTCCACGTGAAGGCAGTGCTGGACGGCGAGACGGTCGTCGACGTCGACCCCGATATCGGTTACATCCACCGCTGCGAGGAGCAGCTGTGCCAGCAGGGGACCTACCGCCACCAGATCATGCCCTACCCCGACCGCTGGGACTGGGTGTCGTCGGGGCTCCTGAACGAGTGGGCCTACGCGCGCACGGCCGAGGAGCTGGCCGACCTCGAGGTTCCGGCGTACGCGCAGGTCCTCCGCACGATGGGTGCCGAGCTCTCGCGACTGGCGTCGCACTTCATCGCCGTCGGCACCTACGCGCTGGACGTCTTCGGCGAGTTCACCGCCGCTTTCCAGTACGCCATCCGCGACCGCGAACTCGTCCTCGACGCTCTGGAGGAGCTGACGGGCCAGCGGATGATGTTCAACTACTTCCGGCTCGGCGGCGTCGCCTGGGACCTCCCCGAACCGCGTGCGGACTTCATCGCGGGCGTCCGGGACGTGCTCGACGGGTTCCCGGCCAAGATCGACGAGTACCACGATCTGCTGGTCACCAACGAGATCTTCCAGCGCCGCTGCGTCGGCACGGGCGTTCTCGAGCCCGACGTGGCCAAAGACTACGGCTGTACCGGCCCCGTCGCCCGCGGCTCCGGCATCGACTACGACCTGCGGCGGGACGATCCGTACGGCTACTACGAGACCCTCGAGTGGGACGTCGTCACCGAACCCGACGGCGACAACTACTCGCGCGTCCTCGTTCGATTGCGCGAGATCGAGGAGTCCGCGAAGCTCGTCGAGCAGTGTCTCGACCTGCTCGAGGAGTGGCCGGACGACGAGCGCGAGATCCAGTCCACCGTGCCGCGAACGCTCAAACCCGAGGCCGGTGCCGAGACGTATCGCGCCGTCGAGGGGGCGAAAGGAGAACTCGGCATCTACATCCGCTCCGACGGGACCGAAACGCCGGCGCGGTTCAAGATCCGCAGCCCCTGTTTCTCGAACCTCTCCGTGCTGCCCGAACTCGCCCGCGGGGAGTCCGTCGCGGACCTCGTCGCGGCGATCGGGAGCCTCGACTGTATCATGGGCGAGGTCGACCGCTGA
- a CDS encoding DUF5808 domain-containing protein: MADKPTSGEILGVPYNFERPSIGRMLSSYWQPGEGMLVEKPFGVGYTLNLANWRSWVVVAVAGALLWHQETGTSEETGDTADEPVEVIVDDE; the protein is encoded by the coding sequence ATGGCAGACAAGCCGACCTCCGGTGAGATTCTCGGGGTACCGTACAACTTCGAACGACCGAGCATCGGTCGCATGCTCTCGTCGTACTGGCAGCCCGGCGAAGGGATGCTCGTGGAGAAGCCCTTCGGCGTCGGCTACACCTTGAACCTCGCCAACTGGCGGTCGTGGGTCGTCGTCGCCGTCGCCGGCGCGCTCCTCTGGCACCAGGAGACGGGGACCTCGGAGGAGACCGGCGACACCGCCGACGAACCCGTCGAAGTCATCGTCGACGACGAATAG
- a CDS encoding bifunctional N(6)-L-threonylcarbamoyladenine synthase/serine/threonine protein kinase encodes MTDTVRILGIEGTAWAASAAVFETDRTAISTGDRTAHPDDVFIESDAYQPESGGIHPREAAEHMHDAIPRVVERALEHARERHDGPATDSPIDAVAFSRGPGLGPCLRVVGTAARALSQALAVPLVGVNHMVAHLEIGRHTSGFDSPVCLNASGANAHLLAFRNGRYRVLGETMDTGVGNAIDKFTRHVGWSHPGGPKVEAAAEDGDYVDLPYVVKGMDFSFSGIMSAAKQAYDDGTPVEDVCYSLQENVFAMLAEVSERALSLTGSDELVLGGGVGQNARLREMLAEMCAQRGARFHAPEPRFLRDNAGMIAVLGAKMYAAGDTLALEDSRVDPDFRPDQVPVSWRSDETELAAGRGEGASQIRGAEALVDLEPAAGRVTKRRESKTYRHPSLDDRLRRERTALEARLTSLARREGVPTPVLSDVDSREARLELEYVGERDLREALSTARVRDVGRHLARLHRAGFVHGDPTTRNVRVGSDRTVLIDFGLGYHTDHVEDYAMDLHVFDQSLVGTADDPAPLREAVREGYREVGEARVLERLRDIEGRGRYQPDR; translated from the coding sequence GTGACTGACACCGTTCGTATCCTCGGGATCGAGGGCACCGCCTGGGCGGCCAGCGCAGCGGTCTTCGAGACCGACCGAACGGCGATTTCGACGGGCGACCGGACCGCCCACCCTGACGACGTGTTCATCGAGAGCGACGCCTACCAGCCCGAGAGCGGGGGCATTCACCCGCGGGAGGCCGCCGAACACATGCACGATGCGATCCCCCGCGTCGTCGAACGGGCCCTCGAGCACGCCCGGGAACGCCACGACGGGCCGGCGACGGATTCCCCGATAGACGCGGTCGCCTTCTCCCGCGGTCCCGGCCTCGGCCCCTGCCTGCGCGTCGTTGGAACCGCCGCCCGGGCGCTGAGTCAGGCGCTCGCGGTCCCGCTGGTCGGCGTCAATCACATGGTGGCCCACCTCGAGATCGGGCGACACACTTCCGGCTTCGACTCGCCGGTCTGTCTCAACGCCAGCGGGGCGAACGCGCACCTGCTCGCCTTCCGCAACGGGCGCTATCGCGTTCTCGGCGAGACGATGGACACTGGCGTCGGCAACGCGATCGACAAGTTCACTCGTCACGTCGGCTGGTCCCACCCCGGGGGGCCGAAGGTCGAGGCGGCAGCGGAAGACGGCGACTACGTCGACCTCCCCTACGTCGTCAAGGGGATGGACTTCTCCTTCTCGGGGATCATGAGCGCCGCGAAGCAGGCGTACGACGACGGCACACCCGTCGAGGACGTCTGCTACTCCCTGCAGGAGAACGTCTTCGCGATGCTCGCCGAAGTCTCGGAGCGGGCCCTCTCGCTGACCGGCAGCGACGAACTCGTCCTCGGCGGGGGCGTCGGGCAGAACGCCCGCCTGCGCGAGATGCTCGCGGAAATGTGTGCCCAGCGGGGTGCCCGGTTCCACGCCCCCGAGCCGCGATTCCTGCGGGACAACGCCGGCATGATCGCCGTGCTCGGTGCGAAGATGTACGCGGCCGGCGACACGCTCGCACTCGAGGACTCCCGCGTCGACCCCGATTTTCGACCGGACCAGGTGCCCGTTAGCTGGCGATCCGACGAGACCGAGCTCGCGGCCGGCCGCGGCGAGGGCGCGAGTCAGATCCGCGGGGCCGAAGCGCTCGTCGACCTCGAGCCGGCCGCCGGCCGCGTCACGAAGCGCCGCGAGTCGAAGACCTATCGCCACCCGTCACTCGACGACCGGCTCCGCCGCGAACGGACGGCCCTCGAGGCCCGGCTGACCAGTCTGGCCCGCCGCGAAGGGGTTCCGACGCCGGTCCTCTCGGACGTCGATTCCCGGGAGGCGCGACTCGAACTCGAGTACGTCGGGGAGCGGGACCTCCGCGAGGCGCTCTCGACGGCCCGCGTCCGCGACGTCGGTCGCCACCTCGCGCGGCTCCACCGGGCGGGGTTCGTCCACGGCGATCCGACGACGCGGAACGTTCGCGTCGGTTCGGACCGAACCGTCCTCATCGACTTCGGACTGGGCTACCACACCGATCACGTCGAGGACTACGCGATGGACCTGCACGTCTTCGATCAGAGCCTCGTCGGCACCGCCGACGATCCCGCCCCCCTCCGCGAGGCGGTCCGGGAGGGGTACCGCGAGGTCGGCGAGGCGCGCGTCCTCGAGCGTCTGCGCGATATCGAGGGGCGCGGCCGATACCAACCGGACAGGTGA
- a CDS encoding 30S ribosomal protein S27ae, with protein sequence MARYELYADDGTTDGELCPRCGDVFLADHGDRKHCGKCSYTEWE encoded by the coding sequence ATGGCGCGCTACGAACTCTACGCCGACGACGGCACCACGGACGGCGAACTCTGTCCCCGCTGTGGCGACGTGTTCCTCGCCGACCACGGCGACCGCAAGCACTGCGGGAAGTGCAGCTACACCGAGTGGGAGTAA
- a CDS encoding 30S ribosomal protein S24e: MDVDIISETENPMLHRTDVTFELVHEDATPSRLQVRDSLAAKLNKDADEVVIRKLDTKFGMRKTVGQAKVYDTADNARDVEQDHMLERNKIGAEEEAEAEPEAEEA; this comes from the coding sequence ATGGACGTCGACATCATCTCCGAAACGGAGAACCCCATGTTGCATCGAACGGACGTGACCTTCGAACTCGTCCACGAGGACGCCACACCCTCCCGTCTGCAGGTTCGCGACAGTCTCGCCGCGAAACTGAACAAGGACGCCGACGAGGTCGTCATCCGCAAACTCGACACCAAGTTCGGGATGCGCAAGACCGTCGGCCAGGCGAAGGTCTACGACACGGCCGACAACGCCCGCGACGTCGAGCAGGACCACATGCTCGAGCGCAACAAGATTGGCGCAGAAGAGGAGGCCGAGGCCGAACCCGAAGCGGAGGAAGCGTAA
- a CDS encoding outer membrane protein assembly factor BamB family protein, producing MPSRRRLLAGCGLTLASLFTGRTVLADRSPTSGVEWPMSRYDAAGTGYNPDASGPSDDVRLAWNSPLDSVSGFEVNSPVLVDDTLYTVGDEFAAFDVESGDRRFSHETAHGAGLARAPSTIYRTDTVAVTAEDGLTGLNAGGGVELFGRRFGDERWHEPATESATDLLDPTEVPPPVAADGTVYAVVPGANELVALESDNGRERWRLDFDREDDSGVPHRPAVRDGTVFVTGWPNEVAAYDAATGRRRWRRVVDEADVNRPPTATQDGVVVPTRGGVRVLEADDGNRRWKRDLGGNATEGAAAVADGTVFVADNGSDGELHALDLETGETEWSIPYGYEATPVVADGVVYVTSGGYELVGFDAESGEKRFAYGATWAMSLPAVGDGVLYVVDGDRVLAIAEET from the coding sequence ATGCCCTCCAGACGACGACTGCTCGCGGGCTGTGGTCTGACGCTCGCGAGCCTGTTCACCGGCCGGACCGTCCTCGCCGACCGTTCGCCCACAAGCGGCGTCGAGTGGCCGATGTCCCGCTACGACGCGGCCGGAACGGGGTACAACCCCGACGCGTCCGGCCCGAGCGACGACGTCCGCCTCGCGTGGAACAGCCCCCTCGATAGCGTCAGCGGGTTCGAAGTCAATTCGCCCGTCCTCGTCGACGACACCCTCTACACCGTCGGTGACGAATTCGCCGCGTTCGACGTCGAGAGCGGAGACCGCCGCTTTTCCCACGAGACGGCCCACGGCGCGGGTCTCGCGCGCGCCCCGTCGACCATCTACCGGACCGATACGGTGGCGGTGACCGCGGAAGACGGGCTCACCGGCCTGAACGCCGGCGGCGGCGTAGAGCTATTCGGACGGCGATTCGGCGACGAACGCTGGCACGAACCGGCGACGGAATCGGCCACTGACCTCCTCGACCCAACCGAGGTGCCGCCGCCCGTGGCAGCCGACGGGACGGTGTACGCCGTCGTCCCGGGTGCGAACGAGCTCGTCGCGCTCGAGTCGGACAACGGTCGCGAACGATGGCGACTGGACTTCGACCGAGAGGACGACAGCGGCGTTCCCCACCGACCGGCCGTCCGGGACGGGACCGTCTTCGTCACCGGCTGGCCCAACGAGGTGGCGGCGTACGACGCCGCCACCGGACGCAGACGCTGGCGGAGGGTGGTCGACGAGGCCGACGTCAATCGTCCGCCGACAGCCACGCAGGACGGGGTCGTCGTTCCGACCAGAGGCGGAGTCCGGGTGCTCGAGGCCGACGACGGGAACCGCCGCTGGAAGCGCGACCTCGGTGGCAACGCGACCGAAGGGGCTGCTGCGGTCGCCGACGGAACGGTCTTCGTCGCCGACAACGGCTCCGACGGGGAGTTGCACGCGCTCGATCTCGAGACCGGCGAAACCGAGTGGTCGATCCCCTACGGGTACGAGGCCACGCCGGTCGTCGCCGACGGCGTCGTCTACGTGACGAGCGGCGGCTACGAACTGGTCGGGTTCGACGCCGAAAGCGGTGAGAAACGATTCGCGTACGGAGCGACGTGGGCGATGTCGCTGCCGGCGGTCGGTGACGGCGTCCTCTACGTCGTCGACGGCGACCGCGTGCTCGCCATCGCGGAGGAAACATGA
- a CDS encoding AMP-binding enzyme: MGGTVAGTHYCSIALVEVEGVLKTHLDVATAAVAGRDHETKGEAVIAAIVLEQVPVTDMGKLDRDALEDEAAD, translated from the coding sequence GTGGGGGGGACGGTCGCGGGGACACACTACTGCTCTATCGCCCTCGTCGAGGTCGAGGGCGTGCTGAAGACGCATCTCGACGTCGCCACCGCCGCTGTCGCCGGCCGCGACCACGAGACCAAAGGTGAAGCGGTGATCGCGGCCATCGTCCTCGAGCAGGTGCCCGTGACGGACATGGGAAAGCTCGATCGGGACGCGCTCGAGGACGAGGCCGCCGACTGA